In the genome of Streptomyces sp. NBC_00190, one region contains:
- the pspAA gene encoding PspA-associated protein PspAA, with protein sequence MIMRILGEGQYEIAEGHLVRLDELDTALQSAADAGNEAAFTAALSALLDAVRTLGTPLPDEAITPSDLVLPDADTSLAQVREPLSDEGLIPG encoded by the coding sequence ATGATCATGCGGATTCTCGGCGAGGGCCAGTACGAGATCGCCGAAGGGCACCTGGTCCGACTCGACGAGCTGGACACCGCCCTGCAGTCGGCTGCCGACGCGGGCAACGAAGCGGCGTTCACGGCCGCGCTGTCGGCCCTGCTGGACGCCGTGCGCACGCTGGGCACACCGCTGCCGGACGAGGCGATCACGCCGTCCGACCTGGTACTTCCCGATGCGGACACCAGCCTCGCCCAAGTGCGCGAACCGCTGTCCGACGAGGGCCTGATCCCGGGGTGA
- a CDS encoding sulfurtransferase gives MGSNGYAHPETLVDTDWLAAHLDDPTVRIIDVDEDTTAYEQGHIRGSVGWNWTKDLHTAVGRDYLDRDALGQLLAEGGVEYDSTLILYGGNNNWFAAYAYWILRLRGFNKVKLLDGGRKKWELEGREMTAEVKTRPRTDFTVTGQENPQFRAMRSEVLESLGSGVRMVDVRSPEEYRGEKLAPPHLPQEQAQVPGHIPGAANIPWAQAANDDGTFKSAGELKALYTGKGITPDREVIAYCRIGERSSHTWFALHELLGYPDVKNYDGSWTEYGSLVRAPVEMG, from the coding sequence ATGGGCAGCAACGGCTACGCCCATCCGGAGACACTGGTGGACACCGACTGGCTCGCCGCCCACCTCGACGACCCGACCGTCCGCATCATCGACGTCGACGAGGACACCACCGCATACGAGCAGGGCCACATCCGGGGCTCCGTGGGATGGAACTGGACCAAGGACCTGCACACCGCCGTGGGGCGCGACTATCTGGACCGCGACGCGCTCGGGCAGCTGCTGGCCGAGGGCGGCGTCGAGTACGACAGCACCCTCATCCTGTACGGAGGCAACAACAACTGGTTCGCCGCGTACGCCTACTGGATCCTGCGGCTGCGCGGCTTCAACAAGGTGAAGCTGCTCGACGGCGGCCGCAAGAAGTGGGAGCTGGAAGGCCGCGAGATGACTGCGGAGGTCAAGACGCGCCCGCGCACCGACTTCACTGTGACGGGTCAGGAGAACCCGCAGTTCCGCGCAATGCGCAGTGAAGTGCTGGAAAGCCTGGGGTCCGGCGTCCGCATGGTCGACGTCCGGTCCCCGGAGGAGTACCGCGGCGAGAAGCTGGCACCACCTCACCTGCCGCAGGAGCAGGCCCAGGTGCCCGGCCACATCCCGGGCGCGGCCAACATCCCCTGGGCGCAGGCGGCCAACGACGACGGGACGTTCAAGTCGGCCGGCGAGCTGAAGGCGCTCTACACGGGGAAGGGCATCACCCCCGACCGCGAAGTGATCGCCTACTGCCGTATCGGTGAGCGCTCCTCGCACACCTGGTTCGCACTCCACGAACTGCTCGGCTACCCGGACGTCAAGAACTACGACGGCTCCTGGACCGAGTACGGCTCCCTGGTGCGTGCCCCCGTCGAGATGGGCTGA
- a CDS encoding PspA/IM30 family protein has protein sequence MTSITARITALFRVKANKALDRAEDPREVLDHSYEQQREMLQRVRRGVADVATSRKRVELQVNQLQQSGDKLQAQAQQALAAGREDPAREALTRRTAVASQITDLEGQLLSLRQQEEKLALAAQRLQAKVDAFRTRKETIKAAYTAAEAQTRITEAVTGIGEELGDVGLAMQRAQDKTEQMQARAGALDELMASGALEDATVPAGHDDILAELERMSAGQDVDRELARMKAELPAASGPAAVEAPERSKGPSDPEATS, from the coding sequence ATGACCAGCATCACCGCCCGCATCACCGCCTTGTTCCGGGTCAAGGCGAACAAGGCCCTGGACCGGGCCGAGGATCCGCGTGAAGTCCTGGACCACTCCTACGAACAGCAGCGGGAGATGCTGCAACGGGTACGGCGCGGGGTGGCCGATGTCGCGACCAGCCGCAAACGCGTCGAGCTCCAGGTCAACCAGCTCCAGCAGTCCGGAGACAAGCTCCAGGCTCAGGCCCAGCAGGCTCTGGCGGCCGGCCGGGAGGACCCGGCCCGCGAGGCCCTGACCCGCCGTACGGCCGTCGCCTCGCAGATCACCGACCTGGAGGGGCAGCTGCTGTCACTGCGGCAGCAGGAGGAGAAGCTGGCCCTGGCCGCACAGCGCCTTCAGGCGAAGGTGGACGCCTTCCGTACCCGCAAGGAGACGATCAAAGCCGCCTACACCGCGGCCGAGGCCCAGACGCGGATCACCGAGGCGGTCACCGGCATCGGCGAGGAGCTGGGCGATGTCGGGCTGGCCATGCAGCGGGCCCAGGACAAGACCGAGCAGATGCAGGCCCGCGCCGGCGCACTCGATGAGCTGATGGCCTCCGGGGCGTTGGAGGACGCCACCGTGCCGGCCGGGCACGACGACATCCTTGCCGAGCTCGAGCGCATGTCCGCAGGCCAGGACGTGGACAGGGAGCTGGCCCGGATGAAGGCCGAGCTGCCTGCCGCCTCCGGCCCGGCGGCGGTGGAGGCGCCGGAACGGTCGAAGGGGCCGTCGGACCCGGAGGCGACGTCATGA
- a CDS encoding LLM class flavin-dependent oxidoreductase: protein MSGIPLGVLDLVPVSSGSTAAEALHHSIDLARQTEAFGYARYWFAEHHLNPGVAGTSPAVVLALTASATSTIRLGSGAVQLGHRTALSTVEEFGLIDALHPGRLDLGLGRSAGRPQQWTSQDPPFEGYTPNGLRIPARFSFAHLLGHPRVALQQRLLNLPGAQPQDYAEQVDDVLALLRGDYRSPEGVEAHAVPGEGADVQVWILGSGGGVSAETAGRNGLRFAANYHVSPASVLEAAEGYRAAFKPSAELDRPYVTVSADVVVAEDDATARELATGYASWVRSIRTAEGAIPFPTPAEARALPWTEADRELVADRVDTQFVGSARTVADHLERLQGATGADELLITTITHDHADRVRSYRLLAEEWRRRSGAGRAVTRS from the coding sequence ATGTCCGGCATCCCCCTCGGGGTCCTCGACCTCGTCCCCGTCTCCTCCGGCTCCACCGCCGCCGAGGCCCTGCACCACAGCATCGACCTCGCCCGGCAGACGGAGGCGTTCGGCTACGCCCGTTACTGGTTCGCCGAGCACCACCTCAATCCGGGGGTCGCCGGGACTTCTCCGGCGGTCGTCCTCGCGCTCACCGCCTCCGCGACCTCGACCATCCGGCTCGGCTCCGGCGCCGTCCAGCTGGGACACCGCACCGCGCTGTCCACGGTCGAGGAGTTCGGCCTGATCGACGCGCTGCACCCCGGGCGCCTGGACCTGGGCCTGGGCCGCTCGGCCGGCCGTCCGCAACAGTGGACCTCGCAGGACCCTCCGTTCGAGGGGTACACCCCGAACGGACTGCGCATCCCGGCCCGGTTCTCCTTCGCCCATCTGCTGGGCCATCCGCGGGTCGCCCTCCAGCAGAGGCTCCTGAACCTGCCCGGTGCCCAGCCGCAGGACTACGCCGAGCAGGTCGACGACGTCCTCGCGCTACTGCGCGGCGACTACCGCTCACCGGAGGGGGTGGAGGCGCACGCCGTCCCGGGGGAGGGGGCCGACGTACAGGTATGGATCCTGGGCAGCGGCGGCGGAGTCAGCGCGGAGACCGCGGGCCGCAACGGGCTGCGGTTCGCGGCCAATTACCACGTCAGCCCCGCTTCGGTGCTGGAGGCGGCCGAGGGCTACCGGGCCGCCTTCAAGCCGTCCGCCGAGCTGGACCGGCCGTACGTGACGGTGTCCGCCGATGTCGTCGTCGCCGAGGACGACGCGACCGCCCGCGAACTGGCCACCGGATACGCATCCTGGGTGCGCAGCATCCGTACCGCCGAGGGCGCCATCCCCTTCCCCACGCCCGCCGAGGCGCGCGCCCTGCCCTGGACGGAGGCGGACCGGGAACTCGTCGCCGATCGGGTGGACACCCAGTTCGTCGGCTCGGCACGGACCGTCGCCGATCACCTGGAGCGGCTCCAAGGAGCCACGGGGGCGGACGAGTTGCTGATCACCACCATCACGCACGACCATGCGGACCGGGTCCGCTCCTACCGTCTGCTGGCCGAGGAGTGGCGGCGCCGCTCAGGCGCCGGCCGAGCTGTCACACGCTCTTAA
- the pspAB gene encoding PspA-associated protein PspAB: MGFWDTLLGRSKPVRPDLDQLFGLPSAAITLQAAIGFTPTGAGSVCFASIEGGAFTQVQQEVRALLDADSERGGAPVEFSRDSYGYSWLLSHRAPDDLPALVGDLHAVNTALQDSGFGPQLLCSLVSFRDAELRSLALVYLYKRGTFYPFAPLPGHKRDNPLELQVKAVIKDDLRIEPELSRWFPLWGAPGL, from the coding sequence GTGGGTTTCTGGGACACGCTGCTGGGGCGGTCCAAGCCGGTCAGACCCGACCTGGACCAGCTCTTCGGCCTGCCCTCGGCGGCCATCACCCTCCAGGCGGCCATCGGCTTCACCCCGACCGGAGCGGGCTCGGTCTGCTTCGCCTCCATCGAGGGCGGCGCCTTCACCCAGGTACAGCAAGAGGTACGGGCCCTGCTGGACGCGGACTCCGAGCGCGGCGGCGCACCGGTGGAGTTCAGCCGTGACAGTTACGGCTACTCGTGGCTGCTCTCCCACCGCGCCCCCGACGACCTGCCCGCGCTGGTGGGGGACCTGCACGCGGTCAACACCGCGTTGCAGGACAGCGGCTTCGGCCCGCAGCTCCTGTGTTCCCTCGTCTCCTTCCGCGATGCCGAGCTGCGCTCCCTCGCCCTGGTCTACCTGTACAAGCGCGGCACCTTCTACCCCTTCGCTCCGCTGCCCGGTCACAAGCGCGACAACCCCCTGGAACTCCAGGTCAAGGCGGTGATCAAGGACGATCTGCGCATCGAACCGGAGTTGAGCCGATGGTTCCCCCTCTGGGGAGCCCCCGGCCTGTGA
- the htpX gene encoding zinc metalloprotease HtpX, with translation MRSRFEPDRQLTARMAVTMFLLGLVYVAFIAALIVLLKSTVLVVVIAAALLGAQYWYSDRIALYAMRGQIVTSEEQPELHGIIDRLCATADMPKPRVAVSRMDLPNAFATGRNANHAVVCVTTGLQRRLTVEELEGVLAHELSHIAHRDVAVITIASFLGVIAGLIVRFAFYSQLFGGRGRDQNTAVVFMAVMVVSALVYALSFLLIRALSRYRELAADRAGAMLTGKPSALASALTKVTGDIARIPTEDLRTAQAFNAFFFTPALGPGTAVANLFSTHPSLERRLAALAELAAELGGPGGGTP, from the coding sequence ATGCGCAGCCGTTTCGAGCCCGACCGGCAGCTTACCGCCCGAATGGCGGTCACGATGTTCCTGCTGGGGCTGGTGTACGTGGCGTTCATCGCCGCGCTGATCGTGCTGCTCAAGTCCACCGTCCTGGTCGTCGTCATCGCCGCCGCACTGCTCGGCGCGCAGTACTGGTACTCGGACCGGATCGCCCTGTACGCCATGCGCGGGCAGATCGTCACGTCCGAGGAGCAGCCCGAGCTGCACGGGATCATCGACCGGTTGTGCGCGACGGCCGACATGCCCAAGCCGCGGGTCGCGGTCTCGCGCATGGACCTGCCCAACGCGTTCGCGACCGGACGCAACGCCAACCACGCCGTGGTGTGCGTCACCACCGGGCTCCAGCGCCGCCTGACCGTGGAAGAACTCGAAGGCGTCCTCGCGCACGAACTCTCCCACATCGCGCACCGGGACGTCGCGGTGATCACCATCGCCTCGTTCCTGGGCGTGATCGCCGGACTCATCGTCCGCTTCGCGTTCTACTCCCAGCTGTTCGGCGGACGCGGACGCGACCAGAACACCGCCGTCGTCTTCATGGCCGTGATGGTGGTCTCCGCCCTCGTCTACGCGCTCAGCTTCCTGCTGATCCGGGCGCTTTCCCGCTACCGCGAACTGGCCGCCGACCGCGCCGGAGCCATGCTCACGGGCAAGCCGTCCGCCCTCGCCTCGGCCCTGACCAAGGTCACCGGGGACATCGCCCGCATCCCGACGGAGGACCTGCGTACCGCGCAGGCGTTCAACGCGTTCTTCTTCACCCCCGCCCTCGGCCCCGGCACGGCGGTGGCCAACCTGTTCTCCACCCACCCCAGCCTCGAACGCCGGCTCGCGGCCCTCGCGGAGCTTGCCGCCGAGCTGGGCGGACCGGGCGGCGGAACACCGTGA
- a CDS encoding sulfite oxidase has protein sequence MTPWPIPSGPGATAWTPEQVTADPYNAQTPAAALAEPVTPVGAFFVRDHFGTPRTTPSRWRLRVGGAVAAPLDIGYDELAALQRRELDVVLECAGNGRSLMTPRPPGLPWGQRAVGCAHFAGVPFRALAARAGIEPGAVEVVFAGADSGTVHGLPTAFERSLPLEAALHPDTLLATHMNGEPLAPEHGAPVRLVVPGRYAVADVKWLVEARAVTEPFTGVFQAEEYVYAASLGIPEGPVTTVRIKSHITEPEPDAAIRRGHEAVVRGHAWSGGGVPVRRVEVRAENEEGEGNGEGEGEDCGREWHDAVLEPSAGPYGWTGWSYRWTPQRPGPYRLLSRATDALGDTQPPRAPWNAHGYGCNPVASVAVVVV, from the coding sequence ATGACCCCATGGCCAATTCCAAGCGGGCCCGGTGCGACGGCCTGGACACCGGAGCAGGTCACGGCCGACCCGTACAACGCCCAGACGCCGGCGGCCGCCCTCGCCGAGCCGGTCACGCCCGTGGGTGCCTTCTTCGTACGCGATCACTTCGGCACCCCGCGAACAACCCCCAGCCGGTGGCGGCTGCGTGTCGGCGGGGCCGTGGCGGCCCCGTTGGACATCGGCTACGACGAGCTGGCCGCTCTGCAGCGCCGGGAGCTCGACGTGGTGCTGGAGTGCGCCGGAAACGGCCGCAGTCTGATGACACCCCGTCCACCGGGCCTGCCCTGGGGCCAGCGGGCGGTCGGCTGTGCACATTTCGCGGGAGTGCCGTTCCGCGCCCTCGCCGCCCGGGCCGGGATCGAGCCGGGAGCAGTGGAGGTCGTCTTCGCCGGGGCCGACTCCGGCACGGTGCACGGGCTCCCGACGGCCTTCGAGCGCAGCCTGCCGCTGGAGGCGGCCCTGCACCCCGACACCCTCCTCGCCACTCATATGAACGGCGAGCCGCTCGCCCCCGAGCACGGGGCGCCGGTACGCCTGGTGGTTCCTGGCCGGTACGCGGTAGCCGACGTGAAATGGCTGGTCGAGGCACGGGCCGTGACAGAGCCGTTCACCGGTGTCTTCCAGGCCGAGGAGTACGTCTACGCCGCCTCGCTCGGCATTCCCGAGGGCCCCGTGACGACCGTGCGGATCAAGTCGCACATCACCGAACCCGAGCCCGACGCCGCCATCCGCCGAGGTCACGAGGCCGTCGTACGCGGCCACGCCTGGTCGGGCGGCGGGGTGCCCGTGCGGCGGGTGGAAGTCCGGGCCGAGAACGAGGAAGGCGAAGGAAACGGCGAAGGCGAAGGCGAAGACTGCGGCCGGGAGTGGCACGACGCCGTGCTCGAGCCGTCGGCCGGGCCGTACGGCTGGACCGGCTGGTCGTACCGGTGGACGCCGCAGCGGCCCGGCCCGTACCGGCTGCTGTCCCGCGCGACCGACGCGCTCGGCGACACCCAGCCGCCGCGGGCACCGTGGAACGCCCATGGCTACGGCTGCAACCCTGTGGCATCCGTGGCGGTGGTCGTCGTATGA
- a CDS encoding sulfatase-like hydrolase/transferase, whose amino-acid sequence MPTRRHFLAGSAAALGLASLPAAPEAQAATTAGTATPNLVVILADDLGYGDLGAYGQKLITTPRIDQLAAEGLRFTDAYSTAAVCAPSRCSLLTGLHTGHSTVRANPSGAQGALKAGDTTFAEVLRARGYRTAVIGKWGFGPEEGDQPSHPNSRGFEEFYGYIDHGHAHEYYPQYLWHNGAKETIAANAGGAKGAYAPQLIEQRALDFIGDHAAEPFLLFLTPTVPHAPSDIPDVGAYASRTWTQQNKGHAAQITYFDTLVGKVTDRLRALGIADNTVLLVTSDNGPHEEGGVNPDLFDANGPLRGYKRNLYEGGIRVPLIAWSPGRIGAGTSDRPTSLTDVLPTLAELGGAPAPTDIDGLSAAPLLAGSPDAARHNHLYWYRDERGVTSRANTEDDGRATWLAEAVRKGHWKAVRFAPVRDHALPDAQWQVELYDLASDLGEQRNVADVNPSVVTGLVALMRSSWVDTYLRKPFGVRAEIQGPAVPGEAFTVTATLGNGSGKPWTRALLTLHAPAGWQVQATTATGKDQLTAGATLTTTWRVTPPAKATAGTQWPLTVDGTAESPTGPLRYSATERVSTVPAAPVADSYLSDLEWVSATNGWGPVERDRSNGRQAAGDGTPISFGGVTYAKGLGVHAPSEIVYHLGGAADRFTALVGIDDFSTNQAATGATKASVRGDGKVLFTSGKLTGAGGPVQVDLDVRGVKLLHLVVEDANASTAFDHTSWALARVTVL is encoded by the coding sequence ATGCCCACCCGCCGCCACTTCCTCGCCGGGTCCGCGGCCGCCCTCGGCCTCGCCTCCCTCCCCGCCGCACCGGAGGCCCAGGCCGCAACGACCGCCGGCACGGCGACTCCCAACCTCGTCGTGATCCTCGCCGACGACCTCGGCTACGGCGACCTCGGCGCGTACGGCCAGAAGCTGATCACCACACCGCGGATAGACCAGCTCGCCGCCGAGGGCCTGAGGTTCACCGACGCCTACTCGACGGCCGCGGTCTGCGCGCCGTCCCGCTGCTCGCTGCTGACCGGCCTGCACACCGGCCACTCCACCGTCCGGGCCAACCCCAGCGGCGCCCAGGGCGCGCTGAAGGCCGGTGACACCACCTTCGCCGAAGTGCTGCGCGCCCGTGGCTACCGGACCGCGGTCATCGGGAAATGGGGCTTCGGGCCGGAGGAAGGCGACCAGCCCAGCCACCCCAACTCCCGCGGATTCGAGGAGTTCTACGGCTACATCGACCACGGGCACGCGCACGAGTACTACCCGCAGTACCTGTGGCACAACGGCGCGAAGGAGACGATCGCCGCCAACGCGGGCGGCGCGAAGGGGGCCTACGCCCCCCAGCTCATCGAGCAGCGCGCGCTGGACTTCATCGGCGACCACGCCGCCGAGCCCTTCCTGCTCTTCCTCACGCCGACCGTGCCGCACGCACCGAGCGACATCCCCGACGTCGGCGCGTACGCCTCCCGTACCTGGACCCAGCAGAACAAGGGCCACGCCGCCCAGATCACCTACTTCGACACGCTCGTCGGGAAGGTCACCGACCGGCTGCGCGCGCTCGGCATCGCCGACAACACGGTCCTCCTCGTCACCAGCGACAACGGCCCGCACGAGGAAGGCGGGGTCAACCCCGACCTGTTCGACGCGAACGGCCCGCTGCGCGGCTACAAGCGCAACCTCTACGAGGGCGGCATCCGCGTCCCGCTGATCGCATGGTCCCCGGGCCGGATCGGCGCGGGGACCAGCGACCGCCCCACCTCGCTCACCGATGTGCTGCCCACCCTGGCGGAACTCGGCGGCGCACCCGCACCCACGGACATCGACGGACTGTCGGCCGCCCCGCTGCTCGCCGGAAGCCCGGACGCCGCACGTCACAATCACCTGTACTGGTACCGGGACGAACGCGGCGTCACCAGCCGGGCCAACACCGAGGACGACGGCCGCGCCACCTGGCTCGCCGAGGCGGTACGCAAGGGCCACTGGAAGGCGGTGCGGTTCGCGCCCGTCAGGGACCACGCACTGCCCGATGCACAGTGGCAGGTCGAGCTGTACGACCTCGCCTCCGACCTCGGTGAGCAACGCAATGTCGCCGACGTCAACCCGTCCGTGGTGACCGGCCTGGTCGCCCTCATGCGTTCCTCGTGGGTGGACACGTACCTCCGCAAGCCCTTCGGAGTCCGCGCGGAGATCCAGGGGCCGGCCGTTCCCGGTGAGGCCTTCACGGTCACCGCGACCCTGGGCAACGGGTCGGGCAAGCCCTGGACCCGCGCACTCCTCACGCTGCACGCCCCGGCGGGCTGGCAGGTCCAGGCCACCACCGCGACCGGCAAGGACCAGCTGACCGCCGGCGCCACGCTGACCACGACCTGGCGGGTCACCCCGCCCGCGAAGGCCACCGCCGGCACGCAGTGGCCGCTGACCGTCGACGGCACCGCGGAGTCACCGACCGGGCCCCTGCGCTACTCCGCCACGGAACGGGTCTCCACGGTGCCGGCGGCGCCGGTCGCCGACTCCTATCTGAGCGATCTCGAATGGGTGTCGGCCACCAACGGCTGGGGTCCGGTGGAACGCGACCGGTCCAACGGGCGACAGGCGGCCGGGGACGGCACGCCGATCTCGTTCGGCGGCGTGACGTACGCGAAGGGCCTCGGCGTGCATGCTCCCTCCGAGATCGTCTACCACCTCGGCGGCGCGGCGGACCGCTTCACCGCGCTCGTCGGCATCGACGACTTCTCGACCAACCAGGCCGCCACCGGCGCGACGAAGGCCTCGGTGCGGGGCGACGGGAAGGTGCTGTTCACCAGCGGCAAGCTGACCGGCGCGGGCGGTCCCGTACAGGTGGATCTCGACGTACGAGGGGTGAAGCTGCTGCACCTGGTCGTCGAGGACGCCAACGCCAGCACGGCGTTCGACCACACCTCCTGGGCCCTCGCCCGGGTGACCGTGCTCTGA